TAGCCACCACAAATCCATGTCGACCACTATAGAAATTCCGAATAAAATTAGTGCCTTCTCTTTTCCCTTGATTGGTTAGGTCAAAACTGGGGAATCAAGTAAAAGGATTAGTTATAGCAAAGAATTTTACATAGTATTCAACTTACCTACACGTGCCCTCTACATCTTTCATGAGTTTGGAGACGAGGTGCTCGCGAACGTTGCGGCCAAAGTGACGCGGATGCAGTTGCATGTTTCGCTCTAATACTATGTGGAAGAACATCTTTCACTTTGTGATTTGATCTGATTtctagttcaatttgaataaaaaggtATCTCTCCCAACAAAATTCCAGAACGTGAATAAAACGGAGAAAGATTCTAACTTCGAGGGTATCTTGGAAACCCACGAAAAAACGATAGTTGCAAAGTTCGTCCAGTAACAGAAATTACCAGTAAAAAAAGCCCTAAAGATAAAGATGAGGAGGCTAATTGTTGGAGTGAGCACCAACCCAGACAGATAGTAATATTTATCAGGTTTGCTCGCCTCGTTTGGCAGCAGAAGTGGACTCGATTGGACTCAATGATCAAACCCGCGTTTTGTTGGAGGCACAGGCACTCCTCAAGTTTATTTATAAAGCAAGATTTAAAGAATTTAGGTAcatcaaattatgaaaaatgcatttaaaataatatagagATATTAAATAGTGATTTCTGGTTAAACtggtaattataataaaaaataaaaataaataaataaaatcatccaaaataaaacttattaatCATTGCAAACGTATGAAAATATCGTAttgtatataaatcaattttgaattaaaaaaattaacttaaaaatagataaaattaataaaatattaaaatttttaaaaaaatagtcgAATAATTAAGTGATGGGTTAAACTTTTTTAGTGTATGCATCAAACTTTGACATCAGGAAGGTAATCAATATCAATAGACGCTAGgggttttattttaatttttgttttttggggaAACCCTTAAAAATGTTAATCCGAGGGTGTAGTGAAAAATGTAAAGGCTAAAAGTACAAAATCTAGTGtgctaaaaacaaaaaatttcataaaccccctaatttttattatataaacaaaaaattatataaaaacaaaaattatataaacaaaaaatcaatCCTCTCTAATAAAGGATTGacaaaaatcgtttgaaaattcaaacaaaaattatttgaaaatctaagTGATTTTTGTCTGGACGTGTCATTATCTAGTCAAAGAGTCACTCATAAACACTTTATTTGAACAACCAATCGTctaaatttatctaattcaaaCGATGTCGTGGCTTAGGGAGAGATGATTGAACTTTTTTCTACATATTAGGGTTGAAGTATCGTTGCTGGTGATAGGAGTAGGAAGGAAAAAAATCTTAAGTTTGAGGGAGGAGAGGAGGAAAATgctactttttaaagtttaaaaactttaggtataggtgaagttgttagttgtTAAATTTTAGAACAtgaaatgtaatgaattttatgttttttttaaggttaaatgatagttttattattaactttaacaaaattttatttataggtaagtatttgagttttaaaaaattaaagaggattattttgagatttcactataccaaaaatgaaaacaagtcTGTTGACAtataataaattgttaatatattttgataacatAACTAATATTTAGATACCACTGgttagaataattatttattattaaaaataaaaaataattataaaaattgattataaatataaattattattattatatttatttaaatataataaaaaatattattatattattatatttattaattaaaaataaataattttttattatctgaaaaataaataagataattcaaataataaaatatgctaAATTAACCTTCATTACTCCAATCTAAACACCCCTTTTAAAGACACAACAACTTTAACAAGACAGAGTAAAACTAAAACTAACCGATAAAAATAAtccttataaaattttgtacccaagtatatatatatatatatatttcctcatacctaaaatattgataattattaaaCTGATCATAAAAAAGATGATATAATTTTCCGACAAATTCAAAATATCTAAGCAtagattttatttgaaaagaacTACAAAACTTCGTAAGCAAAAACGTTAAACCATTATCCCTATCGCACCACCAACATAAGGAGAGCCCAAAAAACCGTCACCATAAAACTGGCTACACCAGGTGCTGTTCCTGATGCAGACCCCTCTTCATAATCGTCCGCAGCCGGAGGACTGTCGTCGTCGGTGGGAGAAGTTGCTTCCAGTGGCGATGAGTCATCCGGGGAGGGAGCTGGAGCATCCGAAGGCGACGTTTCTTCAGAAGGCGCCTCCGCAGGCGATTCTTCATCGGCAGGTGCTTCGGCCTCAGGTGGCGGTGGAGCCCTTGTTGGAGCACTCAATGGCGCAAACGAAGGCGCTGTTGAATTTGAAGAGCCTATTACACTGCTTACTTGCAATACTGATAGATCATACGGTTGAGAATATACTGACTTCATTAAATTAGAGTTAAGAACCGAGTCCGGAGCACCCGGACCAAATGCGACGTCTCCAGAGCGCAAAACGGTGACGTTTATGAACCCTTCATTGTCTCCCCCAGCTTCGCCGCTGGTCTGGTAAAGTGTGGTAAGTAAGGTGGATTTTTTTAATCCCACGAGCTTTCTAATGCCGTAATAATCGAGAATGACGTGGAGGCTCAATTTTGCCTTGGCCTCGTCCTCGGACAAGTTGGATAGGTAGGAGGCGGCGCCATTGTCGACGGCGAGGACGGTGATGGTCTTGCGCCTGTTTATTTGGCCTGCAATTTTGTATTTAGATAGTAGGTCATTGAAGGTGGAGAATTCTGAGCGCTCTTGGAGGATTTCTGTGATGTTGAAAGCATGCAAGGaagaaatgaagagaaaaaagagaaggagagCTAGAGCTGATGTTGAGTAAGAAGAAGACATGTTTCAGTTTGAAGCATACCGATGGAGGAAAGAAGAAGTGAATTTAAATGGAAATGAGTGGATTCAAATGGATTCCGCCATATTTGGAGTGGGTTTTAGCTTAGTGTTTTACATGgttaaaatttagagagaagACGATTGTTTTCATTTGACTGTTGACTtgatcatttatattttctaatatcatatttataatataatgttatacataattcaattttattcttaCCATAAATTCATTTTCTGACCATTAAAATGCATCATCTTTCATCTGTCCCTTTTTTAGGCTTTTCCCTTCTTTCAGAGTGCACATGTCAATGCtcactttatttttttgaaacttgGATTGAACCTCCACTTGGAGTTATTAGTTAACCACCTTCAAAATCTCTTTTTAactctcatttttcaatttttaaactcCGATTATATATACTTCTCTCATTTATCATGAAATATATGGATTAGTGAAATTGATGGTATTGATCAATAATAGCAATGTGTAATACAATTCTTGTGATATAAACGCAAGAGTTTGGTGGAAAGAGTAAGATTAAATCAAAGTGAAACtcattaacaataaatttgagtGCGATCTAGTGAATTTAGACTGACTTAACAATAAATAAGAGCAATAGAGTTAAAAAATTGTTCACAAAATTGAATACGTGATGATTATAAAAAAGTCTAAGCATACAATATCATAAAGTTGAAAGGTTGATTGGTGACAGTGAAAGAAGATAGTTCcattaataactttttataatattattaattagggatggataattttttttttaattttgaaggattataatttaattttagcaaTGACAGAcaaattttttgtctttcaccaattttcttaaaaataaaattaacaaaatttttaaacaaatttagtATATAGACAAAATATggatttgtttaaatttaaaagatgaaaaataatcatcTCATCAAAGTTGGAGTGGGAAGTATCATTAACCTAAATGAGTCTAAACTATATTTGATTGAGAAAGCTTTTTATGGACACATTCAATTTGCCTAGAAATATTTGTCAAATCGCTGTATTGCTCAAATACATTGTTGCTAACCGCTAATTCGGGAACTTCCTCAATTCCTAAATATAAACCTAATCGGTAAACCAACTTTGTGTTCGCAGAGGAGGCTAAAAGAGAGGTATAACTTGCATGGCCAAATTCAtgattaacttatttttatttaactttttaccACACTTCCttctttagattaaaaaattgacaCGTCAGTTAATATTGACATTTGTTGGGTATGACTGAGCTAATTAATTGCTCGGTGGGTGTGAGCAATTCTCTTCTTGCAAACAAAACAAGGACCTATTAACAGAGGCTTTAGCCCATGTTCGTATTAATGGAATTAGAATCCTCCCTCCAACCATTAGTCAATTTATATAACAGCGAATATTTAAACATACAATTTCATACAGCCGAGTTTGTATAGAATTTAGAGTCAAATCTATCCTCTCGGATGTAAGCTTACATTTAATGAAGTCTTTcagggtttatatataaaataatgtgaaTTCAAAATAGTagtaagaaaaaatgaaattatcactCGAAAttccatgaaaaaaaaaaacaaaataaagaaaaaaaaaaaaaaggagaattcTTGTGCAACTACATTCAaactaaacattgaaaaaagtttgaataaatgagagaaaagaaCACTAGTTTGTTT
Above is a genomic segment from Mangifera indica cultivar Alphonso chromosome 3, CATAS_Mindica_2.1, whole genome shotgun sequence containing:
- the LOC123210922 gene encoding fasciclin-like arabinogalactan protein 14, whose amino-acid sequence is MSSSYSTSALALLLFFLFISSLHAFNITEILQERSEFSTFNDLLSKYKIAGQINRRKTITVLAVDNGAASYLSNLSEDEAKAKLSLHVILDYYGIRKLVGLKKSTLLTTLYQTSGEAGGDNEGFINVTVLRSGDVAFGPGAPDSVLNSNLMKSVYSQPYDLSVLQVSSVIGSSNSTAPSFAPLSAPTRAPPPPEAEAPADEESPAEAPSEETSPSDAPAPSPDDSSPLEATSPTDDDSPPAADDYEEGSASGTAPGVASFMVTVFWALLMLVVR